In Choloepus didactylus isolate mChoDid1 chromosome 6, mChoDid1.pri, whole genome shotgun sequence, one DNA window encodes the following:
- the LOC119538415 gene encoding membrane-spanning 4-domains subfamily A member 3-like, whose protein sequence is MNTIVNSGGMTVDISSKPNQSTQLGKAGAIDSSGCTQNKLQKFLKGNLNMLGVAQIMIGMKFIFYGTIGIIVLHFKVFTSSFFSFKTGFPIWAALSFIISGSLTIVSAKKQTKPLLRGNLGANTFSTIVSSIGFIVLSDDLIKILFTTCEREDLCSGIKSAATGLVISLMILSFLQLSITISLSMLTYNVDGKDIGWTSALPCLKSASEDPYQDFLPQTSFYQDFEQNSTISSHYDP, encoded by the exons ATGAATACAATTGTGAATTCTGGTGGAATGACTGTGGATATTTCCtcaaaaccaaaccaaagcaCCCAGTTAGGAAAGGCTGGAGCAATTGATAGCTCAGGATGTACACAGAACAAGCTGCAGAAATTCCTGAAGGGAAATCTCAACATGCTAGGG GTGGCTCAGATTATGATTGGTATGAAATTCATCTTCTATGGGACAATTGGAATTATTGTTCTCCATTTCAAAGTGTTCACAAGCAGTTTCTTCTCATTTAAAACAGGTTTCCCAATATGGGCAGCTTTATCT TTTATCATTTCTGGATCTCTGACAATTGTGTCtgcaaagaagcaaacaaaaccaCTG CTGAGAGGAAATCTGGGAGCTAATACTTTCAGCACCATTGTCTCTAGTATTGGATTCATTGTTCTCTCAGATGACTTAATAAAAATTCTTTTCACCACATGTGAGAGGGAAGATTTATGTTCTGGTATCAAATCGGCTGCAACG GGGCTTGTGATTTCACTGATGATACTAAGCTTTCTGCAACTTTCAATTACAATTTCTCTCTCCATGCTCACCTATAATGTGGATGGCAAGGACATTGGCTGG ACTTCTGCATTACCTTGCCTGAAATCAGCTTCTGAAGATCCTTATCAAGACTTTCTGCCTCAAACTTCATTCTACCAAGACTTTGAACAGAATAGCACAATATCCTCGCACTATGATCCCTGA
- the LOC119536594 gene encoding membrane-spanning 4-domains subfamily A member 4A-like produces the protein MQRVNSNSWTLEAGKTEGFAINLPGSENIVHPGQWRPCPPLEAFPASPQNNLLIFLKGQPQVLGVAQIMIGLMELCLWVTSLASYTDFSFGRRDLYLVVITGYPVWGSLFFFTSGTLSIAAGRKVTKGLIQGSMGMNIISVIIAGIGIFILTVTAMATTEGKNEYWLSEEHLDIIPLWQGMVTVMLILCVLEACIALSLSILGCKVACFVNQVVVYLPSQDNVASVASPEHIYDDVIFQ, from the exons ATGCAGAG GGTCAACAGCAACAGCTGGACACTCGAGGCAGGCAAGACAGAGGGATTTGCCATCAACCTTCCTGGGAGTGAGAACATTGTCCATCCAGGACAATGGAGGCCTTGCCCCCCATTGGAGGCCTTCCCCGCCAGTCCACAGAACAATCTGCTCATTTTCCTGAAGGGGCAGCCCCAGGTCCTGGGG GTAGCCCAGATCATGATTGGCCTGATGGAATTGTGCTTATGGGTGACATCATTGGCTTCTTACACTGACTTTTCTTTCGGAAGACGTGACTTATACTTGGTTGTCATAACTGGCTATCCTGTTTGGGGATCCTTATTT TTCTTCACATCTGGAACATTGTCCATTGCTGCTGGAAGGAAAGTGACCAAGGGTCTG ATTCAAGGCAGCATGGGAATGAATATAATCAGTGTCATTATAGCAGGGATAGGGATTTTTATTCTGACTGTGACTGCAATGGCTACCactgaaggaaagaatgaatattGGCTTTCTGAAGAGCATCTTGATATA ATTCCTCTTTGGCAAGGGATGGTAACTGTGATGCTGATTCTCTGTGTGCTGGAAGCCTgcattgctttgtctctctccATATTGGGGTGCAAGGTGGCCTGCTTTGTCAACCAG GTGGTGGTTTACTTACCATCTCAGGACAACGTGGCCTCGGTTGCTTCTCCTGAACACATCTATGATGATGTGATCTTCCAATAG